AGTCTAGGTCagttccatgcatggagcctctgGCCGCCCTCTCCCAGTGGGGCCTTGGACAGCGTCAGCTCCAGCCCAGAGGAATGTGTGGCACATGCAAAGTGCCACCAACCAGGACGCTCTCCCCGAAACGAGCCTCGGTGTGCAGTTGTTGTTGGGTTGGACCCCCTAGACGTGGTTGACCACCCACATATCCAGGCTTCAGTCTCCAGCCCACCTGGAGATCAAGAAGAAACCGCATGGCCCTATAACAAATCACATGGTTAGACTGTCCCATGTGGCCCAAGGTCCCAGGAAAACCAGGGCACTTTGATCGGAGGAACATTCCAAGAGCCTAAGGTTCCCTCCCAGGGCAAAGACCAGAATTCTCTTTGGATGGTTTAATTCATTACTACCCAGGACTTCATACAAATAGGATGACTAACCATCCCAGCACGCCCAAGACGCTCCTGATTTTAGCACTGCAAATGTGTCACAGGGAACCCCCGAACCCAAGCGGATCCCTCGGACCCATGACAATGAGCCACCCTACACGTGAGCACCCTCCACCCTCCCAAAAAAGGTAGTGGCTTTGCTCTGTGCAGTCTTGGCTAAGCTGCAATGACAATAGCCAGAGAGCGTGGCCCAGAAGGCAGCTATGGAGCAGCCTCAGCTCTTGGGGCTCTGAAGGTTCGAGTGGGGTGCCAGGTTCCCACCGCCCCCACAGGCCCAAGGGAATCGGAATAAGCGAGACAGACAAACATGGTTGGGTCTGTCCTGGAGGGGCAGGtttgacccccccaccccaccccagccacccccccATCAGCCCCCTCACTCCCAGGGTCTCCTGTCTGCAGGAAATCTCCTCTGCAGCATCCAAAGTGCACCCCAAAACCAACAGAAGGGAGCAACTTGGCCTTCCGAGCACCTGACACATTTCTCATCAAGTTTGCTCCCATGTGCTCTGTCCTTGACATTGCTTCTTATAAATGGGGTCTTTTGTGCCAGCGTATCTCTGTCTAGATGGCCCGGTGCCAGCAGCTGTGAACATCTTCCTCTCGACTCCGGGGTTTAACAGTGACATTGCTGGCGCCTCCCTACCTGTCGTGATGCTACCTTCTCTGTTAAGAGAGAACTACCTTCTCAGCTTAAAAACATaccaacagggatgcctgggtggctcagcagttgagcgtcggGCTCAGGGTTGCctgagtgatcctggagtcccaggatcgagtcctgcattgggctccttacagggagcctgcttctccctctgcctgagtctctgcctctctgtgtctctcatgaataaataaaataaaatcttttataaataaataaataaataaataaataaataaataaataaataaataaataaataaatacaaacacacCAACACATTATGTATTTCTGTTTTGTGATAAGTTTTGTTGAGATTGGATATGAGTTTTATCCACATGCCTTTGGAAATACAGCTAAGGaaattgtgaaattattttttctctttggagcTATTACTACAGGAAATCATATTAACTGATTTTCTAGTATCCAATCACTCTTGCATTTCTGGAACCCACTCCACTTAGTCATGATGTTTTAGCCCTCTGATGTGATGCTTAATTTGGTGATTCAAGTTTTTGTGTCGGTATTTCTAAGTGACATCAGcatgcatttcttcttttcatgcTATGTTTGCTAGATTTTGGTATCAATGAGATGCTTACTacataaaaaaaattgggagCTTTCCCTCTTTTATGAGCTAGAGCAGTATAAATAGTATTGAGTATTTGGTGTAGTAGGGGTCCTTCTTTGAAACATTCTGGGCCTTTCAAtgctttctttcttgatttaaagAGGTGTTGTGTGTGGTCTCAGCCTACCAACAACCTAGTTTGTGGCCACACTGGCTCCTGTGGTTCTTATTGTGATTGCAAGATGGTCTTCAGTAGCAACTGTCAGGAAACGTTGAAAAAATGAAGGTTTGGACGTGGAAATCACACAGCACACCTGGGGCCACACGGCAAGGTCACAGCTGGAGAGACAGAGCACCTGGATCTGGGATTCTGCTTTTATTCACATGAAGCATGGGGGCCTAGAGTTTCACGAGCTCACTCTTCACtggtaaatttaaaacataagaatgGGATTGATTGTTAGCTTTTTTCCCTCAAAACTAccactgaactatatacttaaaaacggttaatggagggatccctgggtggctcagtggtttcgcgtctgcctttggcccagggcgcgatcctggagtcccaggattgagtcctgcgtcgggctcccggcatgggcctgcttatccctccccctgtgtctctgcctctctctctctctatgtctatcttgaataaataaatcttaaaaaaaaaaaaaaaaacggttactgggggcatctgggtggctcaaccagtaAGGTAAGAgcccaactcttgactttggctcaggtcatgagatcagccccatgtcaggctcctcgctgggcatggagtctgcttgagattctctctctctctctctctctcccctgcccctccccccactcacgcCTGcgctttctctcttaaaaaaaaaaaacttaagatagtaaattttgcattgtgtattttaacacaatgttgaaaaagaaaaaggagaaggaaacctataagaaatgttatttttaaaaatccaggacTTGGGGACATTTATTAATTCTATCACTTTGTTATTACaccaattttctctcttttttatatatttttttaagattttatttatttattcatgagaatacacagagaggggagagagagagagaaagagagagagagaggcagagacaggcagagggaaaagcaggctccatgtagggagcccggatgtgggactcgaccccgggtctccaggatcacgccctgggctgaaggcggcgctaaaccgctgagccacccgggctgtccactAATTTTCTCttacctttatttctctttgcgtCTCTTCTGTGTTTCTTAGCTTTgttctatcattcttttttaaatttattgagtcATGTACTTAATTCAccaattttcattttcccttattTGTTCATgtaagtattttaagaaatgactTTTCCTATAAGAACAGCTTTAGCTGCATCTCATAAGCTCTGGTGTGTAGTACTTACATTATCACTTCAAATCGTTCTCCAGAAAGCCCTCTTCTGCATTCCTGTAAAATACAGTGTGCCCACTCGGGCACTTCTTTACATTATACAGTTTGGGCACCATGCTGTACGATATAAAAATACTGTAAGCTGCATAcgtacttttaaattttctaatagcaACATTAAAACACACTAAAAGAAACAGCTGAaatgaattttagtattttatttaacccaattatgaccaaaatattaccatttccATGCATGATCAATGTAAGACCATTATTAATGagattatacaatatttttctgtatccagctttcaaaatctggtgtgtatCTTACACCGGCAGTATATCTTAATTTGCACTGGCCAcactttttgttttgcttaaagattttatttatttattcacgagagacatggagagagagaggcagagacataggcagcggaagcagactctctgcaggagcctgatgcaggactcgatcccaggaccccgggatcatgacctgagccaaaagcagatgcacaactgctgagccacccaggcatccctgcactGACCACACTTTTGGTGCTTAATAACCATCTGCCTAGTGCAGAGCTAGTATCTATTTCCAGGTCTCTCTGCCCACTTCTTAGCTCCCAGCCTGGAAGCTACCTGAGGGCAGGCACTGTGTTTTACACGTTGTATCCACGCTGCCTCTCCTAGTATGAGTCCTCCACTCCCCCATGCTTACCGAGTTGAAGACCCAGTTATCCACCCACTAGCCATCACTACCATTCACCTATCCATCAGCTGTTCACCGTCTACCTTCCATGTGCTACAGTCTGGGCCTGTTGCTACCCACTGTGGGCAAAGGAGAATTTCCTTGTATCTCTCAGAAGGAACATGTCTGTTTCAGCCTCAGACATTCTTACTGGAACAATTCTTAGGAGCCCCAAGAAGACGGGCCGACTCCAGGGTGGAGCTGCAAAAGACAGCTGAGCACAGCTGTTGTCCCTAAAGAGCAGACAAGGGCAAAGCTGGCACATAAGGGTACCACAAAAGTCACCCAAATACCCAAAACAGTGTTCTGAATGAAGACAATTAAAAAGAATGGCAAAAGGCCAgtggcagggcagcccgggtggctccgcggtttagcgccgccttcagtccagggcgtgatcctggagaccagggatcgagtcccatgtcgggctccctgcatggagcctgcttctgcctctctctctctccctctcccatgaataaataaaatctttaaaaaaaaaaaaataaggccagTGGTGGCCAGTTGCCTACTTAATATCCAGGTAGCCATCCTTTATAAGAGAAACCTGACGTCTCAGGTGGCAGTGAGCCCCGCTAAAAAACTCTATTTCTCAGCCTCCTCTGCATCTAGGAATGCCAGGTGACATGATTCTAGTTTGTGAGCCGTACAACTAAGGGTTTTACACATCAAGGGAAAGCCTCTCCCCCCTCTATcacccttttctttctcttcctgcctggAACTCACTCAAGACGCCCGGAGTAGCAGTAGCTTTCTTGTGACCATGAAGACCAAAGCTACGTGTGAAGGATGGCAGGACAGAAATATGGAAGGGGCTAAGTCCTTGATAATATCCCGGAGCTGCCACACCACGGCCTGGGAATGACAAAAGCCAGACTTCTTGCTAcgtgaaaagaagaaaattgaagaggaaaacaAGCTCTTCCTGCTTAAGTGACTGTTCCCTTGGCCGTTACTTGCAGCTGGATGCAGTCGCTGCCTGCTATCAGGCCAGGGCACAGCCTCTCATTCACTCAGCCGCCGTGGCTTGAGGGCCTGCTCTGAGCCAGGCATGCGTCGTGAGGCTGTAGATGGATGGCTGGTGCGCGGATGCAGAGGCCTGCATTCATCAGAATTGTCATTTGTGAATAAAGAAACCAACGTAAACTGGCCTAAgcggggcgggggaagggggtaATATCTTGACTAGTGTAACTGGAAAGTGATTCAAGTAACACTACAGAATTTGGTCTTCTTCCAGGGTCCTGTGCTGGCAGCTGCACCTGCTTCtgtcctctgtgccaggcagccTCAACGGAAGGGGTTGCTGCGAGAGCCCCAGAATTCTGGCTCACGGGACCAAATGGCAAACCTCAAATACGTGTGGGGATGCCATTCCGCGTAGCCATGTGCCCACACAGGCGGGACGCAGCTTACGGGCAGGCCCGCCACATGTTGTTTGAGCTGACTTCCCCCATCTGAGTAGGGGCTGGGGGACTGCTTTGCCCTGGATGGAGGAGTCTCCCAGGACACGgaactttccattttaaaatggacaaTCCTAGGCAAACCTCTTCGGCATATGACCCTGATAATGAATGTCATTCTTCTTAGATCAGTAAAATCACACCAGCATTTTAAAGAGAACTGAAAGGCACTTTCCTGAAGAATGATGAGAGCACCTCCTCCCTAATGCTAGTCAGGTTCCTGACACGGGGAGGATGCGGTGCTGCTGGGCCACTGGCTGATACAACTGCTCAGAGGACAGCCACCCCCAGACCTGGATGAATCAATGCAGGGTAACCCCACCCTGTGCAGATTTTCCAGACTGTCACCCACAAGAGAAGAGCCTCATCTGCAAACCATCCCCCAGACACCCCACCATCAAAAGTCTCTTGGGTTGGTTTGTCCCACCTTCAGAAGGTCACTGCTTTGGCTGACCGGCTCCCCAGTCCCCGCGGTTGTCTCAAGCGTGGCAGGTCGTCCAGGAGCAAGAGATCTCCGTGTCGATGAGCTTGTCGGGCCCCGCTGCACGCCTGGCTCAGGTCCGTCTGCCAGGATGCCGCAAGGCTAGGTGGGCAGCTTCCGGCCGGGGCTTCCTCAGTCTGCTCACCCGGGTCAGCGACACCAGCTCCCCGGGACTCTGCTCTGACACAAGCCCCCAGTCCTTGTGCGAAGGCACAGTGCAACCAGGTCCCAGCTTCCTGGAGACACCTTGTCCCTTGCCCATGCTTCTTGGTCTGTGGGACTTGGCGGTCACGTTTGCTAAAATCTGCAGGGCAATTCGCATCTGCCACCAGGTTGAGAACCACGCAGTTACCACATGCTGCTCCTTAGGTGTGACGGGGAGGTGGGCGGCAGGGAGGCGCCAGGTGCTTGGCTTGTGTCAAGTTTCCCACCTGTCAGCCTTCTGAGGTACGTCTCAGCCACACCATGAAGAGTACAAAGGAACCGAGGGCCCTGGGTCCCCGGCTTCTCTCCTGCACTGTCCTCCACACGTCCAGCAGCGTGCAGGTGACCCAACCGTCGTCATCCCCCTCTGAGGGAGGCAAGGCTTACTGCGCCCGTTTTAGACATGGGGAGAGTTTCCCTACCACCAGCCAGAGCTGGGTGAACTCGGGTGTCACACACCTGTCCTGAGACCCTCCAGGGGTCTGCTTTAGGGAAGACCAAGGCAGTTGTGTGAACTTGCTATTACTTCCCGGGGGGAGGCAAGAGGAAGCTGACAcacagggcagctctggtggtgGGGCCGGCTTGTGATGTGACCACATCTGTCCTTTAGgcacctccccccaaccctctGGCTCATCCCCACGTTTTCCTGCAAACATGTTTACAAAGaattagaggcagagagagccctAAAGCAAGACCCACTCCCACGATCGCGCGCCCAGTGACAGCGCCCAGACCCCGGTGGCCCCTCTGTCCTGAGCGGGCCGCGGGCCGGGCCgtggccagggcagccctggtccGTGTGAGTGGGTCGTGCCCCAGCCTGCCAGgtgcgcggggcgcggggcacaGGGGACGGttcctgccccgccccgccccgccccgccccgccccgcggcccgcgcACCTTCGGCctcagcccggcccggccctcccgACGGGGAGGGGCCCTAGTCCTCCTTGGGCTTGCGGGGCTGCCTCCGGCCCAGTTTATACTCAATGTAGGTGCCGAGGCAGGACCAGAGGAGGAAGCGCGCCAGCAGGACGGCGACCAGCAGCGCCAGGAGCGGGTCGGGGCCCatgcgggcgggggccggggccggggccggggccggggtgcaGAGGGCTGGGCCGCGGGGTCGGGGCTCCGGGcgtccagccccccccccccgacagcccccggccccgcgctccGATCCCGGGCCTCCCCGGCGGGCGAGCCTAGCGGCCTCCGCGGCCCAGAGCCCCGGGCGCCATCCCCGCCGCGCGCCGCCCCGGGCCGACAATGGGCGCTTTGTGGAGGCCGAGCCGAGCCCGCgagcgccccccgccgcccccgccgcccccgccgcccccgctgACGtcaccccgcggccccgcggcagCTGCGGGGCGAGGCGGCCCCTTGCCCGGCGCTTCCAGCCGCCCACGCCCGCGCTTCCGGCGCGCACACAATCGGGCCCTGTCTCGGCCCAATTAGCTgccgcgcggcgggggcggcgggggacgGGGCCGCCCCTTcacccccccgcgccccctcccccggcgcccctccccccgcgcccctccccccaccggcgcccctccccccgcgcccctccccccaccggcGCCCCCTGCCCTCGCCGCGACCCCGGGCCTCAGGCCGGGCTCAGCCCCCGGGCGGGAGGGCGAGGCCGGCGGCGCGGGCGCAGGCGTGGGGtccggtggcggtggcggtggcggtggcggtggcggtggcggagCGGCCTCCTGCGCTGGGAGCAGACGACGTCCCGGgaagggcccccccccccccccgcctccgcAGGGACAGCCTGCGCCCCTGTCCGCGGGCCCCGCGCACCCACCCCCACGCACACGCGCAGGCCCGTCCGCGGCCgctcctgcccctcctccggCCTCTCCCAGCCAAGCCTTCCAGGAGAAGAGACACTTGGGtcacctccccccactcccactctaCGGCCTCATGACACAGAGCACCTGCCCCGAATGCAACCCACGACAAAATGACGAGCGAGCCCCAGTCGGAGCTCAAGGGGCCCCACCAGGAAGAGCCGAGGTCCCTGAACtcccggtcctgggatccaagCACATTCTCACCTGGGTAATGGTCCACCCGCAGGTACCTCCTCCTCAGAGAGATGGCTCAGGGGCCACCTGAAGCCAGTTCctgaattttttctttacctACAAAATGAGAATGTGCTCCTTAGCCTTTCCAGAAGGTTCTACCTAAGGACCAAATGCAATGGCTTTGACAAGGAGCACAACCCAAGATGGGCAGTGGAGTAGGATGGCAGCACTCGAGTGTGGTTCTCATCATGATAATCCCAGTGAACGTGCACCGGGCACTCACCGTGGGCCAGTCCCACCCACCATGAGCCCCAGTGGCATCCCCCCCTCTGTGCTGACCCCTGCAAGCTCAGCCATCACCCAGACTGACAGTGCACTGTGCCCTTCTTTGCGGTCTGGGTGGCAGATGCCTTTTTCTGCCTCTGTCCATGGAGCAAGCCACCAGCCAGTGGATCTGGCCAGGTGACCCAGCACATTTGCTGACCAGGACTCTCTCGGGGGACACTAAGCTCTGGGCTTATATGCCTCATGCAGAGTATATGAGATCATGAAGTGATCTTCAAACTTACGTGAAAACTTaatgggagcccgatgtggaggcAGCAATCACATAGAGTATTCTAGAACGGGCAACCCCTTGATAAAGACTTCCAGAGTGTTGCAGAGAAGTCCTCAGTGGTATACGGAGTCGCCTTCCTGGACGCACCCATCTGCACATGGAACAAAGTCCCAGGAGAAAGCTGCCACGAActtaaggagagaaaagaggctgGATCCTGAGCGGGGCACTTTGCTTACCTGCGTGGCCAGCATCTCTGGGTGGGCACCCCAGGAGAGCCAGAGGGGCAAGTGCATGCCAGGCAGAGCCCcgtcctctgcctcctgctccaaAGCTCCCAACCTGGCAGATGGCAACGAGGTGGCCTTGGGTAAATCTCTCTGTTTGCCAAGCACACCATGGGACACACAAAGTCAACAGCACCCTGGTCACATGGCATCCACACACCCAGACTCCTTAGGATCACAGAGGCCTCCTCGTTCCAGCACAGATGTCCTCAGGCCCCGGAGTCAGCACGCCCTTCAGGAGAGGAAGCAGATGCCCCATCCCCTGGACAGGGTCACGGCTGTGCCCAGCACTGACTTCTCCTGAGAAGGGTCTACCTGACTTGCAGGTGCAGCAGACCTTAGATGGGTAAGGTGGCCATTGCCCACAAGGAGAAAATAATTCGGTGATGAGACAGTACAGCAGGCAGGCCACGCAGTGCGGGTGTCACTCAGTTCCCACCGTCCCCCGGGAAGCAGACACTGCGTGCTCCCTGTTCTAGTCATTTTGTAATTTGCAGCGATGATGGGTTTGGAGCATGGCCAGGGCTGCATCCTGACCCCTGGGACCCTCTACCCATCTCTGTGCTCCCGATCCCAGACTTCAATGTCCATTTGCTCCCAACATAAGTCTCCTCCAGGGGACATGCTTGGCTGTGGGGGCTGCGCAGCTCTGAATTGGGGAGCACTTAGGGGGACCTTCATGCCCAGGACCAactgggctgggtgggggtgaatgCCCAGCTCCCCTGACAGTCAGTGCAAACTCAAAGGCCAAAAGTAGGCCCCATAATTCTGCTCAGGATCACCATGGACTTGAGACCATGCCCAAAGTCATACCTCTTCTCggcttctcccttttttcctgccctccccaccaaaCTCATATTTCTCCCAGTGCACCACCTCTTAAAGCACCTGCCCCAAATGCAACCCCTGACAAAGATGACGAGTATCCCCATCAAAGCGAGTCAGAGTTTTCCACAATGGACAGAGCTGTGCAGGGGGAGGCTCCAGCCCGGGACCATCGAAGACAGTGAGGTGAGGACAAATCTATAGCAAAGAGCCTAACGGTCTTCCTACACCCCAGTGGTCTACCATTGAAGCAACATCGGGCAAGTCCTCTCTCACTGTTCCTTAAGAGAATGCCAGGTGACCCCTTCCTCAGgggaggccagaggaggagggctggggatgGAGGCACTGCCCAGCACCCACCCAGGACCAGCTGTCACTGTGGGTGACAGCACCAGAACCAGCCCCGAGAGCCTCATTTGAGTTGCTGGGTGTCATGCAGTGTTCCGCAATAGCCCCTTCGCATGTCTGCCAGCAAGGCCAGGGAAATAAATCACTGCCAAAGGCCACAGGATCCGGTGGACTTCAGGGACCCCAGGGCAGGAGTCAGTGAGTGAAGATAGGTCCTCTCACCCAGGATCCATACAACATATCACCctggttttgtttggttggttgattttgttttttactttcatcATGGCACTGATGTCTCTGAAATCCTCTATCTTTGTCCAGCATGTGAGCTCTGGCCACATCCTCAGGAACTTAGCTCAGCTCCCAGCACCTAAAAGGCACTTGGTGGGAAGGGACTCAAGACCCCAAAGTAAAAGAAGCACCCGTTTCCGTTAGACCTGTTCTGGCCAAATTATAAGACCACCGGCCACATCTGTGCTACAAGTGAGGCATGCAAAGGCGTCGGAGGCTTATTgaaaatcatcattattttttctttttctgtaagcAGACATGCTCGCTATaccaaaaaataagcaaacattacAGAAAACATATGAATTAAGGGAGAATGAATGTCAACTCCTATTTCTGCCTAGAAAGGCACAAGTTGCTGGAGAAAACGAGGAGCCGTGTAGACCGGCGGTCGGCCCCCTAGGAAGGTTTGTGGCTGAATCACCTCGTCCCCTGAGAAGATTGCATGTGAAAAAT
The Canis lupus familiaris isolate Mischka breed German Shepherd chromosome 18, alternate assembly UU_Cfam_GSD_1.0, whole genome shotgun sequence genome window above contains:
- the SMIM38 gene encoding small integral membrane protein 38; its protein translation is MGPDPLLALLVAVLLARFLLWSCLGTYIEYKLGRRQPRKPKED